One window of the Trachemys scripta elegans isolate TJP31775 unplaced genomic scaffold, CAS_Tse_1.0 scaffold_26, whole genome shotgun sequence genome contains the following:
- the LOC117870312 gene encoding uncharacterized protein LOC117870312: MANLAGLLAPCLWLLSLSFASQQWQDSSCTSSGTLPAAKMFLSTISANEGDTVSGRCLIPAGDAVTIVFFCKDGMEISRLQARREKFSYDLAYRVAGSSGNISCGYMYRKDNNQVLNSLLSISRYLKVTGASSRSSMTENPPYQGLENDTILAITIPVLVGVILALVLPLVYYLKKKKGKNLNEFVNSSPMFVISSDELFA, encoded by the exons ATGGCGAATCTCGCAGGGCTTCTCGCACCGTGTCTGTGGCTTCTCT CTCTGAGCTTTGCCTCGCAGCAATGGCAGGATTCCAGCTGCACTTCTTCTG GCACACTTCCTGCCGCGAAGATGTTCCTATCGACAATCTCTGCTAATGAGGGGGACACTGTCAGTGGCAGATGTTTAATCCCCGCAGGAGACGCGGTCAccattgttttcttttgtaagGATGGGATGGAAATTTCAAGGTTGCAAGCCAGGAGAGAAAAATTCTCTTATGATTTAGCTTACAGAGTGGCTGGCAGCTCAGGCAATATTTCCTGTGGATACATGTACAGAAAAGACAATAACCAGGTGTTAAATTCTCTACTGAGCATCTCTCGGTACCTGAAGGTAACAG GTGCCAGTTCCAGGAGCAGCATGACCGAGAATCCACCTTATCAAG GACTGGAAAATGATACAATATTGGCAATTACAATTCCTGTTTTGGTGGGTGTGATTTTGGCTCTTGTTCTGCCCCTGGTGTATTACCTTAAGAAGAAGAAAG gaaaaaatctAAATGAGTTTGTGAATTCTTCTCCAATGTTTGTGATAAGCTCTGATGAACTCTTCGCCTAG